In Candidatus Electrothrix scaldis, the genomic window CCCAGGCTGGCTATATTGTTATGGCCCTGCTCGGTGATGCAGGAGCAGCCCGTTCCTCCATTATCTTCTACCTCTTTGTCTATCTGGCAGGAAACTACGCTGTCTTCTTTATTATGGCCATCATCGGGCGCAATGGGGAAGAGAACCGCAGTGGCTTGCAGGGGTTGGGCAAAAGCAATCCCATGCTGGGAGCGATTTTGATGCTTAGCGCCTTTTCCTTGGCAGGGATTCCGCCGCTGGCCGGGTTCATGGGAAAATTTTTCCTCTTTGCCTCAGCTGCACAAAAGGGCTATTACTTCCTCATCGTCTTTGCGGCCCTGAATTCCACCATCTCGCTGTACTACTATCTCCTGTTGGTTAAGGAGGCCTATATAGTTCAGCCTGCTGTAGAGCCTGCTCCCTTTGTTATGGATCGCATGCAGAAGATAAGCCTCTTCATCCTCACTGCAATCATGTTGGTCGCTGGGCTTCTGCCTTCCATCAGCAGTAATGTGCTGGCTATTGCGGGATAAGATATAGAGACAAATAGCCTGCTGACGTAGTATCAGTCAGCAAGATTAAAAAGGGTACGCTTTGCGCACCCTTTTTTTTATTGGCTTTATTTCTTATACCGCCTTCTTTTAAGCATGCATCCCAGCAACCACCTGCTGAAGATATCTGTAAAAAGGCCCTGGTCTTCTCCATATCCTCCAGGCTTGTTTGAGGCCCGGTACTTCCTCCCTCCATACAAAGCGAAACAGAAAAATCAACCTTTTTTTCACCTCCATTTGCTTTTCCTGTCCATCAGTGCTAAGATGCCTCTCATTATCAATTATGCGATATAATTACTCCTGATTTCCTGTTCAGGGTATTTTTTTTAGACACTATATATAAGGAGTTACCTATGTTCGATCAGGACATCCCCCCAGCATATACCTTTGACGACGTCCTGCTCGTTCCGGCAAGTTCGGAAGTGCTGCCATCAGAGGTTTCCCTCGCTACCCGGCTCACAGATACAATCTATTTGAACGCCCCTCTGGTTTCAGCAGCTATGGACTCTGTTACGGAACATCGTACCGCGATAGCTATGGCCAGAGCAGGAGGAATCGGGATTATTCACAAAAACATGTCAATAAAGGATCAGGCCAAAGAGGTGGAACGGGTAAAAAAATCCGAATCCGGCATGATTATAGACCCTATTACTGTCACTGAGCAGCAAAGCGTTGCTGAAGTGGAAGAGATTATGGGGATGTATAAGATCTCTGGTCTGCCTGTCCTGCGCGACGGTAAACTGGTGGGCATTGTTACCAACCGGGACCTCCGCTTTGTCTCCAATAGCGAAATGCGGGTCAGTGAAGTCATGACCAGCAAAAATCTGGTCACTGTCCATGAGGGGCTCAGCCTGGATCATTGCAAGGCCCTGCTCCATGAGCACCGGATCGAAAAACTCCTGGTCGTTGATGAGGCAGAAAACCTCAGAGGCCTCATCACCATTAAGGATATAGAGAAAATTAAGAAATACCCGCAGTCTGCCAAGGACGGCAATGGCCGCCTGCTGGTCGGTGCTGCGGTTGGCGTGGGCGCTGACATGCCGGACCGAACCGAGGCCCTGGTCGCTGCCGGTGCTGATGTCATTGTCCTGGATTCAGCCCACGGCCACTCTGCCGGAGTCTTGCAGGCGGTCCGTGAAATCCGGGCTGGCTGGCCGAATCTTTCCGTTATTGCCGGTAATGTTGCCACAGCCGAAGGGACAGCCGCATTGATTGATGCTGGTGCCAATGCCGTTAAAGTTGGCGTTGGTCCTGGTTCTATCTGCACAACCCGCATCGTTGCCGGTGTAGGTGTGCCTCAGCTCACCGCTCTGCAAAACGCCACCAGGGTGGCAAGGGAAAAAGGCGTACCTGTTATCGCTGACGGTGGTATCAAGTTCTCCGGCGATATCTGCAAGGCCATTGGCATCGGTGCAGACTGTGTTATGGTAGGCTCCCTTTTTGCCGGAACCGATGAGACGCCAGGCGATACCTTCCTTTACCAGGGCCGTAAGTACAAAGGCTATCGTGGTATGGGGTCCCTGGGCGCAATGAAGCAGGGCTCCAGCGACCGCTATTTCCAGAAAAAAGACAGTGAGACCTCAAAGCTGGTCCCTGAGGGCATTGAGGGTAAGGTCCCCTATCGTGGTCCCATCTCTGAGATGGTCTATCAATTACTGGGCGGTCTGCGCTCCGGTATGGGATATTGCGGTGCTGCTACCATTGGTGAGCTGCACACCAAGGCGAAATTTGTTCGTATCTCCCCGGCTGGTCTGCGGGAATCCCATGTTCATGATGTTATCATCACCCGCGAGGCCCCCAATTACCGGACTGAGGGTATTTAATCGTACGTAGGGGCAGGCCCCCGTGCCTGCCCTGTACAAGATACAAATACCTGGGCGAACACAGGGGTTCGCCCCTACGTTTCAACGTGCGGCAATAATTCCGTAGGACACGGTGTACCGCGCCCCCTACACATCATACACCACCTTCAAGAAAAATAGCGCTTTCATGCATAACGATACAATAATTATTCTGGACTTCGGTTCCCAGACCACCCAGCTCATTGCCCGCCGTATCCGCGAGCAAAAGGTCTACTCGGAAATACATCCCTACACCCTGCCCCTTGAGCAACTGAAGGCCATGCAGCCCTCTGGTGTTATCCTTTCCGGTGGCCCTGCCTCTGTCTATGACGAGGATGCCCCCATCTCCGACCCAGGCGTCTTTGAACTCGGCGTACCGGTGCTCGGTATCTGCTACGGGGCCCAGCTCATGATGCAGCAACTGGGTGGACGGGTAGAAAAGGCGGAAAAACGCGAGTTCGGCAAGGCATCCCTGACAATTGACTACACAGCAGGCCTGTTCGCGGGTATGGAGCCTGCCCCGGCTGAACATCAGGTCTGGATGAGTCATGGTGATCGGGTTGAGGAGGCAGCTCCCGGCTTTACAGCCACTGCGGGCAGCGAGCACTCGCCCTTTGCCGCTCTGCGTCATGAGGAAAAGCCCTTTGTTGCTGTGCAGTTCCATCCCGAGGTAGCACATACTCTGATCGGTACGGATGTGTTGCGCAACTTCATCTTTGGTATCTGTGAATGCGAGGCCAGCTGGACCATGCATTCCTTTATCCAGTCTACAGTTGCAGAAATCCGGGAAAAGGTAGGCGATGGCCAGGTTCTCTGCGCTCTCTCCGGCGGGGTTGATTCCACAGTGGTTGCAGCCATTGTGCATAAGGCCATCGGTAACCAGCTGACCTGTATCCATGTCAATAACGGCCTGATGCGGATTAACGAGAGCGACACCATCCTCCGTTTCTTCCGGGAGAAAACTGACCTTAAGGTCATTGATATAGATGCTGAATCCTACTTTCTTGAACGCCTGGACGGCATCAACGATCCTGAAGAGAAACGGAAACGGATCGGCTATGGTTTTATCGAGATCTTTGAGCAGGAAGCCAATAAGCTGGGCGATGTAAAATACCTGGCCCAGGGCACCCTGTATCCTGATGTTATTGAGTCCGTGGTCTTCCGTGGCAAGGCACCTATTAAGTCCCATCATAACGTGGGCGGCCTGCCCGAGCGCATGCAGCTCAAACTCATTGAGCCGCTCAGAGAGCTGTTCAAAGATGAGGTTCGCGAACTGGGACTGGAACTTGGCCTGCCGGAAGAGGCCATTTATCGCCAGCCCTTCCCAGGTCCAGGCTTGGGTATCCGCATCATGGGAGCAATTGATAAGGAGCGCCTGCACATCCTGCGGCAGGCAGATGTGATTGTCCTGGAGGAAATGAAAAACTCAGGCTGGTACCGCAAGGTATGGCAGTCCTTTGCTGTCTTACTGCCTATCCAGACTGTCGGTGTTATGGGCGATGGCCGGACCTATGAGCATGTGATTGCCATCCGCTCCGTGGATAGCCGCGATGCCATGACGGCTGACTGGTCTCAGCTTCCTTATGACCTGCTGGGACGTATCTCAACCCGTATCATCAATGAGGTTCGCGGCGTCAACCGGGTTGTGTACGACATCTCCTCCAAACCGCCTTCCACGATTGAGTGGGAGTAAGCCCTTCTCCTGCTCTCTCCTTTGAAGATGATCAGCCTCTTGCTGATCATCTTCATGTATTATCCCAACCAGCTGTGTCGTGATGAAATTTTATTGGGAGAGAAGCATTTTTTCAAAAACCAAAAAGCTGTTTCTGTGATATCCTATAAAGGAAAAGAATATTTTTACGATGTAAACGATGGATTAAATCATTTTGCATTACCTTATCGTGCATGCACGATACAAAACAGCCTAACATTATATTAAAACAAGAACAAAATACACTATTTTATGCTAAAAACAGGAATTTACGTAGACGCTGAGAATATAAAGATGAGCGGCGGCTACGGCATGCGCTATGATGTTTTGGTCGATATTGCCAACACCTCCCCTTCCACCTTATTGCGTGCCAACTGCTATCTTGCAGAGGACCGTGAACGAACCAGCCGGGACGCTGAGTATCGGCAAAAAGTCTATTATTACCATGACATCCTTCGACAATGCGGCTTTAAGGTTATAAAAAAATACGTGCGTCGCTATGAAGATGAGGATGGCAACGTCACGACCAAGGCCAATGCAGATATGGATCTGGCCATTGATGCCTTGCTTCAGGCCCGCAATCTGGACCGTATCATTCTGCTCACCGGTGACGGCGATTTCATTCGCCTGGTGACCGCAATGCAGAACATGGGCTGCCGGGTGGATGTGATCGGCTTTCACAACGTCAGCCGGGAACTGCGCGAAGTGGCAGACTCCTATCTCTCGGGTTTTCTTATCCCTGGTCTTTTGCCTATTCACGAGGAACACTCTCACAGTGGCGAAGGGGAATGGCAACGGGGAACGGTAGCAAACTTTAATGCAGACAGAGGATTTGGTTTTTTTCGCTTTTTCCGTATGGTCAATAAGCAGCTTGAAGCAGAAACGGTTTTTTTCCATCTCTCTAAATCTACTCTGGAAGGCGATTATTATTTTCAGGACTCAACCCGCATTTTTGAATTCAGAATCGTTGAAAATCCTTCCAGTGAAGGACGCTCCGAGGCATGGGATATACGACTTGTCAAAGAGCCCTAAGAAGACAAGGGGAAGCAAGAGGGAAGAATGGCAGAAATTATTATTGATAAGGAAAAATGCAATGGCTGTGGAGCCTGTGTTGACGCATGTCCCGGCGACGTATATGAGCTCAGAGAGGGAAAGGCCGTGGCCGTAAATCCGGATGCCTGCCATCATTGCCATACCTGCGAAGATGTCTGTGAGCAGGATGCCTGCCATGTTGTGGACGAGGACTGATGGGTAAGGACGATATGGAATCCATTATTCTTGCAGGAGATATCGGGGCGACCAAGACCGTCTTGGCGCTCTACGACAGCAGCAGGGTTGTAAGCGATAGTATTGAAGACGGCCTGCTGGCAGAAAGCACCCTGCGCAACACAGACTTTCCCTCCTTTTCTAAGGCCTTAAGCGCATTCCTCGCCAAACAGCAAGTACAGCCGGAACAGGCCTGTTTTGGTGTGGCCGGTCCGATTCAGGACAACAAGGTCAACATGACCAACCTGGACTGGAACCTGAACGGCGCTGATCTTGCCGCTGAGTTTGGTATGAAAGAGGTTTTGCTGGTCAATGATTTGGTTGCCACAGCGAGCGGAGCACTTCATCTCCCCCAGGAAAACCTGGTAGCATTGAATCCAGGGAAGGTCGTAAAAAACGCAAGTGTCGGGGTTCTGGCTGTCGGCACTGGCCTGGGGCAATCCTTTGTCCCGCCTATGCCTATGGGACAACGCAGGCAGGCCTTTCCTACGGAAGGCGGGCATTCATCCTTTGCTCCCCGTAACCAGGAGCAGATAGAACTCCTGCAATACCTACTCTCTCCCTTGGAGGAGGAACCGCAACCACCCCATGTGAGTGTGGAACAGGTTTGTTCCGGCATGGCCCTCCCTGCCCTGTACGCCTTTCAGCTTACCCGCTGTCAGGAACCGGAATGGATGCGGGAAAAACGCCTGGATGCAGAGCCCGCTGCCCTCACACCATTGATTGTTGAGGCAGCCAATGCAGCTTTAGATGGGACTCCTTGTGAGCCCGCACTTCGGGCAGTCCAGCTTCTGCTGGATATTCTTGCTGCCGAGGCAGCTAATCTTGCGCTCAAGGTCTTGGCAACAGGCGGCATATTTCTCGGTGGCGGCATGGTACCACGACTGCTTGCCCACATTGATGCAAAACACTTTATGGAGATCTTCAGCCGGGGTGTCTACCGGGAAATGCTTGGGGACATTCCAGTACATATCATCATGGAGCCCAAGACAGCCTTACTTGGGGCCAGACAACTCGCCCTGAAGCCCTAAAAAGAGCATTCACGGTTGATCTTTCCCTCCTCTTGTAAGTAGAATGAAACCTGATGGAGCAAGCGCAAAACTTGCTCCACATTCTTCACCCCCCCTTTGTTATTAACGTGCCCTAACAAGAATTTTCAGATTCCAAGAATTTTCAGATTCGAAGAAAGACCTATGGACCTCATCGCCGCAGGCGGCAGCCTCCTGATTATGCTCATCGCCATCTACATTTTGGCGATTATGACCGACGAATATTTCATTCCCAGCCTGGACCATATCTCCGGCCTGTTGAAGCTTCCCTCCAATGTGGCTGGAGCCTCGCTCATGGCAATGGGATCTTCAGCTCCGGAACTAGCCATTGCCATGACTGCCCTTTTTCAAGGCAGTGGTGAACACAGTGACGTAGGGATCGGGACCATTGTTGGCTCTGCGGTCTTTAATATCCTGGTGATTACCGGAGCCTCGGCCCTGGCCAGGCCAGCAAAAATAACCCTTTCTGTTGTTCTCCGGGACTGCCTGGTCTATGTGACCTCCATCGTGTTGCTCCTTATTACCTTTTCAGATGGGAAAATCCATCCTTTTGAAGCACTCACCTTTCTTTTGCTCTATGTATTCTATTTGCTTATTCTCTATAAATGGAATTCCTGGTTCCCTGAAGAAACCCTAGCTGCCGCAGAACACGGTGAAGAAGAAAACAAACAATCCCAAGATGCTACAGAGCTGTCCCCAGGCAGCATCATGGGGAGCCTGAAGCACTGGCTCATCAAGTTTCTCGGCATCTTTGCTGGCGAGGTGGAAAAATCCTACCTGCGGGTTTTCTTTGTCTCTATTGCCGTTATTATCGGACTCAGCTGGGTTCTGGTCAAAAGCGTTATCATCTTTGGTGATGCCACAGCCATCCCTCCGGTTATTGTTGCCCTGACCCTGCTGGCTGCTGGCACCTCTGCCCCGGACATGATTTCCTCTGTTGTGGTGGCTCGCCAAGGACGTGGAGACATGGCGGTAGCCAATGCAGTGGGATCCAATATCTTTGATATCCTCATAGGGCTGGGGCTGCCTTGGCTCATTGCTATGGGGATGGGCATGATGACCGGTGGCCACATTTTCGTGGAAGTCGGCACAGCAAACCTCCTCAGCTCTACCCTGGTTCTCTTGGGAACCGTCTTTGTCTTGTTTATCTTTCTCTATACCGAACGAACCCTGAGCAGGAAAGAAGGAGGCATTTTAATTTTCCTCTATCTCATCTACGTGCTGTGGATCGTGTTATGGGGATAAAAAGCGATTATCATCTTTTCCCGGGATGATAATCATCTTTCAGCACCCTTTCCCTTTCCAAGGTATTCCATCGTACCTAAGCCCTATCCTCCTGAGTTATTTCAATATAGCGCCTATCGATAACTATTACCACCTGCCATCATCGTAACCTTCTGAATAAAAAGAAAGTATTATTTTTAATACAAAACGACTTGACAGGGTAATCGTTATCAAATAGTAAATAATTATACGCTTTACAAAAAAAACTCATGTTAACCAAAAAGAGGGGGAAGAACATGAACAAGAACAATCTGAAATTCTTATTGGCTATCGCGCTTGCATCATCCTGGGTCGGTGTGACAAATTCCTATGCTGCCTTAGGCACCACACCTGTACCCGATGTCAGTGCATTAACAGTAGAAGAAGCCGACGCAAAATACGGCGTTGGATCTGGATACGAATATCCAATTGTTTTCGAGGTCAACGCGAAAGTAGGCGCCCAAAAATGTGTCTCAATCGGGCCTGATTGCAGCTTCGCCTGCCCGACACCCAAAATCTACTACCAATCTCCTCATCATTACCTGAACGGGGACGGAAGTCGAATCATCCGCGTTGATGTTTACTATGATAATAATGAGACGGATACCTTCAGAGAGCCATCATGCTAAGAAGTTCCTCGCCAACCAGTCATTATAACAAAAGAGCTGCTCAGACAGTACTTGTTATCAATTTTTACACCTCATAAACGCCATAATGAACAAGGGCGGATATCGAATCCGCCCCGATTATAGTACCCTGCATACCTCCACTTTGTTCCCTGGCTCCAGCCTACCACTCTCACCCCTTCCGCCCACCGTTAAAACAAAGGGCTATTTCCGGTCGCCCCTCTGGGGCTAAATGACCAGGCACCAACGTCCCAAAGGGATTGTCGATCATAGCACGGTGTTTCAACGCCGGGCACAGAACCAGGGAGGATACAGGCATGTACTTTGGGAGCATGCAGGCATGCTCTTCGGGAGGATGCAGGCATGCTCTTCGGGAGTATGCAGGTATGCTCTTTGGGAGGATGCAGGTATGCTCTTCGGGAGGATGCAGGCATGCTCTTCGGGAGGATACAGGCTTCCTCTTTGCAGAGGGCGCAATGTTCAAAATGTATCTGATGTCGTTTTTTCCTTGCATAATTCGATGAGGCTATTATTGTTTGATGTAAGGCTGTTGGGGGTTACCCTATGAAGAGGGTATTAAGACTTTAGCAAAGGTTACTTCAGTCTGGGCATTAGTTGGAGTACCTACCCTATGAAGAGGGTATTAAGACATTTCTTATTTTGTTGTTAATTTGCTACAATTGTTGGAGTACCTACCCTATGAAGAGGGTATTAAGACACTATATATTTGTTCCCTAAAGCAGAACAAAAGCGGTTGGAGTACCTACCCTATGAAGAGGGTATTAAGACCTTCTGTTTCTGCTGGGTTTACTAAGTACTGCGTTGGAGTACCTACCCTATGAAGAGGGTATTAAGACCAAGCATTAGAACAAACCCAAACTGACTAATGTTGGAGTACCTACCCTATGAAGAGGGTATTAAGACATCTTCTGATAACTTGTCTACCAGTCCATCTTCGTTGGAGTACCTACCCTATGAAGAGGGTATTAAGACACCCCAAAGACCATTGATGTATTGGGTGTAGTCGGTTGGAGTACCTACCCTATGAAGAGGGTATTACAACCCGTAGGGGCGACCGGTCGGTCGCCCTTGTGCTTGCACCACCGCAACAGGACAGAGCGAACCCGCAGCATACTCAGGGTGTTACCCTGAGCTGATATATACAGCCCCTTCGGGGCAATGCCCTGAAAGGGCAATATATAACCAGGCCGGGGTAACACCCCGGACAGAAACGACCCTATGAAGAGGGTATTACAACCCGCAAGGGCGACCGACCGGTCGCCCCTACATTTTCCCTACCACTGAAGTAAACATACGGCCCTACCTTATCCCTTAGCCGGGTAGGGGTGCCTCCGCACCGAAACGGTGCATGGAATGCACCCTCTCCATGTATACCACTTTAAATTTCATCATAACTTTCAGAGAATTCGTCCAATGTTCCTTCAAAGAGCAATTTCTTGTTGTAGCCGTACACGGTTACCTTGTAATGCTCCTCAGATGCATCAACTTCACAGAGATAACTCAACCCCTCATCACTTTCATAGTCGTCACACATAAACCTGAATAACTGTCTATTTTTCCGAATCGTTTCTGGAGTCGTCTGTCGTAATGCAGTGATGAGTATCGGAGCCCAATTCTCGACATGTCCGTCCATATTAAAATACTTCGCACACACATATTTGCCCTTTGTTTCTATCCGGATCTTTGCTCGTGTCCCCATATGTCTCTCCTTTTTTATTAAATTTCTGAAGGATCATAATCATCTAACCCACAAAGCAAGAGCACCTTACCCCTTGTGTCCTCACTAAGGGTATTGAACTCTGCCAAGGTGATCCATCGGTTGCCGACCCAGTGAGCCAGCAGGAAGTATGCATTGCTTCGTTTCAGATCATTGAAACCCTGAGCGATTTCATTATCCCTGTTTTGTAACATTTTATAGACATGCAGATACTGCTTGTGATGATTGTGATGATTTAGTGTATCATCTGTTGTCTGCAATGCACCTGCCAGATCATTGAGGATTCCTTTGCATGCACGATCCAGTACTGCTGCTTTCATATCTCTGATTTTGCGCCATTCAGGCTCTGGTATCTTGATCATAATTATGAGTTCAGACTTTGTTCATTTCTCTGGGTTTGCTTTCCTGTTTGATCCATACCACCTTTCTGATAAGCACGCAATACGCGTTGTTAAAACAAACTCAGCTGCTTGCCAGCCTGCTTTTTCGTAAAAGATTCTTCAGGAATAGGGAATCCGAAGCCGGAACTTGGAAACGAAAGAACCAGAGAAAGAGCACAACCACAACGCATTTCTAACAAATTGATAATTTCTCCTGAAACATTTTGTAAGCACGATAAAATCTCTCCTTACCGCCTCAAATCCGCCCTGCAAAAAAAATAATTTAGATGGCATTTGCGCTGTTTTTCCTGTATATATTTTTCTCAGTATCTATACATTGCAAAAGAATAATCCGCTCCTGCTCCGCAGAGGGTTGGTCTTCCAACGACACAAAAACTATCTGCTCCATTTCAGCAGGATAGACGATCAAAAAAGGTGGTACATTGAAGAACGTCAGCAGAAAGCAGAAAGCAAATAAAGCAACTCAACGGGATGAACGCGGCTTTACCCTGATTGAGCTCATGGTGGTTATTGTTATCCTTGGTATTCTTGCCGGTATGATCGTGCCCAAGATCATGGATCGGCCTGAAGAGGCCCGACGCACCAAGGCCGGAGTCGATATCAGCGCATTGAGCCAGGCCCTGAAACTCTACAAGCTGGATAACGGCAAATACCCAACCACGGATCAGGGCTTACAGGCCCTGGTGGAACCGCCCTCTACTGGCCAACTGGCCAAAAAATGGCGCGAGGGAGGATACCTGGATAAGGCTAATGTGCCCAAAGATCCTTGGGATAATGACTTCATCTACATCAGCCCAGGAACACACGGTGACTTCGATCTCATGTCCTATGGCCCGGATAACGAACCCGGCGGTGAGGGTATGGATGCGGACATCAATAGCTGGGAAATGTAAGGTAGTTGTAGGGGGATGGCCCTGTGCCTGCCCGGCGGACAAAGGCGAACACAGGGGGGCGTCCCTACAGGATCAGGAATAATGGATAAGATTTGTCTTGTTACATTCCTAAGAGAGCGCACCGGTACCGACCAACAGGGCTTCACACTGATTGAGCTGGTTGTTGTCATGGTGCTGATCTCCATCACAGCCGCCTTTACCATGCCCAAAATTCAATCCAGCCTGTATAGCAATGAGCTCAGCGCCACAGCGCAGCGCTTTGTGGGGCTGGTCACCGAAGCAGGCCAGGAGGCCCGGGCAAAACATATTGCCTTTATCTTGCGCTTTGACCGCGAAACAAAGGCCTTTCTCGCCATCCCTGTCAGTACAGGACCGGAGACAGCTGAAGAAGAGGCAGAAAAAGCCTACCTCCGGGCCAAGCTGGATGATTCTGTCACCTTGACAGGCATAGAAACCAAGAACGAGGACTCCCCGACAGACAGCGATGATACAGGAATCAGCTTTACAACCAAGGGCTATACCAGAAAGGCGGCCATTCATTTTGAGAGTGATACCGGGGATCAGGTGACGGTCATGCTCTCTCCCTTTCTCGGCGTGGCCCGAATTCTGGAAGGGCATGTCTCGCTTGAGCAAGACCAGATCACACTGAACAGGTAGTTTATTGAGATAAGCAGACAACATAACATGCGCTCCCTTACGCCTTCCCAAAAAACAGATGCCGGTTTCACCCTCCTGGAAGTCATGGTTGCGGTGGCCATCATTGCCATGTCCTTTGTCTCTCTGCTGGGCTCCCAATCACAGAGCATCTCCATAGCTGACATCTCCCGTTTTGAAACAACGGCGGCCATGCTGGCCCGGGAAAAACTCAGCGAGCTGCAATTAGCAGGATATTCTGAGCTTACGGACGGGTCTGGCCAATTTGAAGATGATTTTTCCGATTATGCCTGGCAGAGCGAAGTAAGGGAGTTAGGTGAAGCTGAGACCGATATACCAGACAGCGATGGCATGCTCAAACTTCTTACCTTGAAAATCAGTCGCGGGGATGATCCAAACCAGACCTTCACGGTTCGCTCGGTAATCATGACCGAGATTGAACCTGCTGAGACAGAATGACTTCACCCGATTCTGAACAAGCAGGCTTCACCCTGCTGGAAATCATGCTGGCCGTGCTGATTCTCGGTCTGGTTGTGGCAATGGTGACAACCGCTCTGTCCGGGTCCATCAACGCCATTGATGCCACCATAACCCAGGGGGATCTCTATTATCGGGCCCAGGTGGCAATGGAACGAATCAACGAAGACCTGAGTTCGGCCCTGCTCACCAATGACATGGAATTCATAGGTCAATCCGGCAGCGACAGCAGTGAACAAACTGTCCTGCTCTCCTTTTCCTCCCTGGCCCATCTGGTCCTTGACCCGAAAAATGATCAACCAGGCCTGGGAAGGATTCACTATGCCCTGCAGGCTGATCCTGATCAGAGCGGTCATCTTCTCCTTGTGCGGAGCGATGCCCTTCAGCGTCCCACAGAAGACGGGGAAGAAAGCGGCGAGGTCGAGGCCTATATACTCGCAGATCAGCTCCGGTCGGTTGATTTCACTTTTTATGATTACCAAGGCGAGGAACAGGAAAACTGGGACACCACCGTGGATGAGGAGGATGAAGAGGCAAAGGCCAAACGCCGTCTACCAGCTGCCGTAACCTGCCGTTTGGAATTCTGGGTTGATATAGAAGCGGAACGAACTATCGTCTTCCAAACAACGGTTCTCCTGCCAACAGGCCTGATCCAGGCGCAACCAGAGGAAGACAGCTAATGTCTGCGTCTCAGCACCAAAAGGACTCCGGCATGGCCTTGATCCTGACCCTGATGGCGGTGAGCTTCCTTGTTGCGGTGACTGTTCGTCTCAGCACCTCGGTTAATCGCCAAATGATCTCTGCTGCTAACCAAAGCACAACAGTTCGTCTGGATGCCATGCTCTTGTCCGGGCTTCATATTGCCCGTGCCGCTTTGCTGGCAGACCAGCAACAGGAAGATAATACATCCGATACCCCACTTGATACTTGGGGAACCCTTGATTCCGCATTGCTTAGTGAACTCTTTCCCGGCACCCTGGATGTTACGGTGACGGACCTCTCTGGTCGCTTGCAGGCCAATGCCTTGGTCTGGACTGAGAAAGAAAAAAAAGCATGGAAAAAAAAGCAAAAGAGTAAAAACAAAAAAAAAGACCCGGAAAAACTGCAACGGAGCCTTTGGAAACGTTTTCTCAGTCTCGAAGACCTTGGGCTTGAAGCAATGGATGAAGAGCAGGTGGACATTATGCTGGACAGCCTGGTGGATTGGCTGGACAGTGATGATGAGCAAGAAGAAAATGGCGCGGAAAGAGGATACTACAGCGGCCTTGATCCCTCCTATGTTCCAAGCAACGGCCCTCTGCAACTGATTGAGGATCTGGTACTCGTCAAAGGTTGGGACCAGAAAATTCTTTACACCGGACTGAAGAAACGAGAGAATGCCTCTTCAAATCTCATTGACTATTTGACCTGCGGCGAGCAACCGGGTAAGGTCAATATCAATACGGCTCCTGCA contains:
- the glk gene encoding glucokinase, which translates into the protein MGKDDMESIILAGDIGATKTVLALYDSSRVVSDSIEDGLLAESTLRNTDFPSFSKALSAFLAKQQVQPEQACFGVAGPIQDNKVNMTNLDWNLNGADLAAEFGMKEVLLVNDLVATASGALHLPQENLVALNPGKVVKNASVGVLAVGTGLGQSFVPPMPMGQRRQAFPTEGGHSSFAPRNQEQIELLQYLLSPLEEEPQPPHVSVEQVCSGMALPALYAFQLTRCQEPEWMREKRLDAEPAALTPLIVEAANAALDGTPCEPALRAVQLLLDILAAEAANLALKVLATGGIFLGGGMVPRLLAHIDAKHFMEIFSRGVYREMLGDIPVHIIMEPKTALLGARQLALKP
- a CDS encoding 4Fe-4S binding protein, with the protein product MAEIIIDKEKCNGCGACVDACPGDVYELREGKAVAVNPDACHHCHTCEDVCEQDACHVVDED
- the guaA gene encoding glutamine-hydrolyzing GMP synthase; translation: MHNDTIIILDFGSQTTQLIARRIREQKVYSEIHPYTLPLEQLKAMQPSGVILSGGPASVYDEDAPISDPGVFELGVPVLGICYGAQLMMQQLGGRVEKAEKREFGKASLTIDYTAGLFAGMEPAPAEHQVWMSHGDRVEEAAPGFTATAGSEHSPFAALRHEEKPFVAVQFHPEVAHTLIGTDVLRNFIFGICECEASWTMHSFIQSTVAEIREKVGDGQVLCALSGGVDSTVVAAIVHKAIGNQLTCIHVNNGLMRINESDTILRFFREKTDLKVIDIDAESYFLERLDGINDPEEKRKRIGYGFIEIFEQEANKLGDVKYLAQGTLYPDVIESVVFRGKAPIKSHHNVGGLPERMQLKLIEPLRELFKDEVRELGLELGLPEEAIYRQPFPGPGLGIRIMGAIDKERLHILRQADVIVLEEMKNSGWYRKVWQSFAVLLPIQTVGVMGDGRTYEHVIAIRSVDSRDAMTADWSQLPYDLLGRISTRIINEVRGVNRVVYDISSKPPSTIEWE
- a CDS encoding NYN domain-containing protein; the protein is MLKTGIYVDAENIKMSGGYGMRYDVLVDIANTSPSTLLRANCYLAEDRERTSRDAEYRQKVYYYHDILRQCGFKVIKKYVRRYEDEDGNVTTKANADMDLAIDALLQARNLDRIILLTGDGDFIRLVTAMQNMGCRVDVIGFHNVSRELREVADSYLSGFLIPGLLPIHEEHSHSGEGEWQRGTVANFNADRGFGFFRFFRMVNKQLEAETVFFHLSKSTLEGDYYFQDSTRIFEFRIVENPSSEGRSEAWDIRLVKEP
- the guaB gene encoding IMP dehydrogenase yields the protein MFDQDIPPAYTFDDVLLVPASSEVLPSEVSLATRLTDTIYLNAPLVSAAMDSVTEHRTAIAMARAGGIGIIHKNMSIKDQAKEVERVKKSESGMIIDPITVTEQQSVAEVEEIMGMYKISGLPVLRDGKLVGIVTNRDLRFVSNSEMRVSEVMTSKNLVTVHEGLSLDHCKALLHEHRIEKLLVVDEAENLRGLITIKDIEKIKKYPQSAKDGNGRLLVGAAVGVGADMPDRTEALVAAGADVIVLDSAHGHSAGVLQAVREIRAGWPNLSVIAGNVATAEGTAALIDAGANAVKVGVGPGSICTTRIVAGVGVPQLTALQNATRVAREKGVPVIADGGIKFSGDICKAIGIGADCVMVGSLFAGTDETPGDTFLYQGRKYKGYRGMGSLGAMKQGSSDRYFQKKDSETSKLVPEGIEGKVPYRGPISEMVYQLLGGLRSGMGYCGAATIGELHTKAKFVRISPAGLRESHVHDVIITREAPNYRTEGI